From the Pseudoalteromonas ulvae UL12 genome, the window ATCTCGAAAATTGGCAAGCATGCGCTTGTCCAGACTCGGTGGGGTATACCCTTGTTAGGCATTTTCGCAGTCGCTTAACTGATACCGTATTCAGCGCTGTTGAAAGTCAGTTATCAGAACATGACTTGTCGTTGAGCGCGATCAAAAATAACTTAGAGACGCCTATCTGGCAGATGATTGCTGCACAACCATCAAGTTGGTTACCAGCAAATTATGGCACTTGGCCTGAGTTTATGCTTGAGAGTTATCAGCAAATGCGCGATGAGTTGTTAGAAATACATGGTCAAAGTCGCCATGCATCATTGCAAGTTTTGCAGTGGGGTAAAGTGAATGAACTGCGTATTCAGCATCCTTTTTCGAAACAAATCCCATTGTTGAGCCATTTACTTGATATGCCTCGATCTCCGGGATTTGGTGACAGCTACATGCCGGCAGTACAAAAAACAGGCTTTGGCGCATCACAACGTCTGTTTGTGCAACCTGGTCTTGAAGAAAATGCGATTCTGACTCTGCCTGGTGGGCAATCAGGGCATCCTTTTTCGCCGTTTTATCGGGCTGGATTTAGTGATTATGTACAAGGTAATAATACTCCATTATTACCAACAGAGACGATGCATCAGATTACAATCAGCCCACTTAAATAAGGCTCTAAAACCGTTAAAGTAGTATTAAAAAAGGAGCCGAAGCTCCTTTTTTAATGATTTGAATTTGATACTTTAATTCGTTCGATTAAATCACGTTTGGCACTTAGTTCAGATAAGGCAAAGTCGAGTTGTACCAAGACACCTTTAAACCCAGCAGAAGATGGTTGATATTGCCACTGCTCAAGTGCAACTTTAGCGTTGTGGTTAAATACATTTTGCGGCTCTGCGCCAACAATTGATACGTTTTCTACTTTTCCAGCTGATGATATGTCGTATTTAAGCACGACAGAGCCTTCAATGTTGTCTCTGGCGGCTAGAGGTGGATATTTGGGTTCAATACGCATAATTGGTTTAATTTCATTGGCATGCTTAGCGAGAGTCTCGTTGGTATGATCACCTGCAACAGCGACGCCCCCGAGTAGTCCAGTGACCAATGTCAGCAAGGCTATTTGTAAGAAAGGTTTATGGGCTGAGCGAGTTTTAATAAAGTTTAAACGATTTAACATAGTCCGTTTCTCCGTGTAATGGGTGTAGGCATACAGTTGGTGTTGGTTATTTTCGATGCTCAGTAACATTGCTTTGCCATAGGCTAAGCGTTGCTCTGGGCTTTTATTGTGTAAAACGGTTTCGTCGCACGCGAGTTCTTGCATACGTCGA encodes:
- a CDS encoding TonB family protein; translated protein: MIDWLFNQQLVLSGALILLLLVERHLVKQLSARFSYVLWLLIPIVLVANNLPNELKPQTDFVLTKYTVTLAEQGQEQFNLQFSWFLWLVGLVSTLFVSFIAHKQRIAHQPAQLKISQQVPIEVVTSFQVASPLLIGFIKPKLVLPANYESLYTQQQLAMIIEHELCHYRRKDTLFNLFAVSLLCLFWFNPLSWLGYQSYRRMQELACDETVLHNKSPEQRLAYGKAMLLSIENNQHQLYAYTHYTEKRTMLNRLNFIKTRSAHKPFLQIALLTLVTGLLGGVAVAGDHTNETLAKHANEIKPIMRIEPKYPPLAARDNIEGSVVLKYDISSAGKVENVSIVGAEPQNVFNHNAKVALEQWQYQPSSAGFKGVLVQLDFALSELSAKRDLIERIKVSNSNH